The Acinetobacter wuhouensis genome includes the window GGTAAGGAAAATACGGTTGGTTTTGCTTATCCAAAAGGTTTAGCGGATACAACGCCAGCCAATTCTGAAGAAGCAAAATTAAATAAAGATAAAAACTTTAAAAAGACTGACAGCGAAGTTGTAGTTGAACCACCAAAAGGTAAACGTAGTACTTACACTGTATTATCTGGTGATACTTTAGCGACGATTGCCTTAAAAAATGGTGTGAATTGGCGAGATATTGCCAAATGGAACCAAGTTGATCCAAATGGTACTTTGTTTGTTGGCGCAACTTTATATTTATATGATGCGAAACCTCAAGTTGATGCACCTTCAAAAAAATCTACAGATACAGCACCAACAACTTATGTGGTTAAACCCAATGACAGCTTAACCAGTGTTGCAAACGAGTTTGATTTATCTGTTTCGCAATTGGCGAGTTACAATAACTTGACGACGAGTAGTAATTTATTTGTTGGGCAGAAGTTGAAATTGAAAGATTCAGCTGATGATAAATTGTCTGAAATTAATAAAACTGTGGTTCGTGCAGATACATCTAAACCTGTTGCCAAAATCAAAACCAAGACTTATCAAGTTAAGCGTGGTGAATACTTAAAAGTCATCGCTGATCGTTATGCTCTATCTGTAAATGAACTTGCTGATTTAACCCCAGGACTCGATATTTCTAGGAGTTTGTATGTTGGTCAAAAAATTAATGTACCTGTCAATGAAGTAAAAGAAATTGATTCAAAACTTGAATCTAAAGTGGTTGATCAAAGTAAATTTAAAAATGTAAAAGCTGAAACTGAGTACAAGACTGAAAATTATAAAGTTCAGCGTGGTGATACATTATCCAGTATTGCAACTCAGTCTAAGTTGACACTTTCTGAATTGGCAGAGTTGAATAAAATTTCTCCGTCAAAAAGCTTGCTCGTTGGGCAGACGATTAAGATTCCAGAAGGAAGTACCACACCAGACAGTTACACTGTTCAAGCAGGAGATAGCTTAACCGCTGTCGCCAATAAATATGGGTTACAAGTCAGTCAGGTTGCAGATTTAAACGGTTTAAACACTACATCGGGCTTATTTGTTGGACAAAAGTTGAAACTCACAGGTACACCTGAACCAACAGTAAAAGATAAAGCACATTCTAAAAATGAAGTGAAAGCTCAAGCTGCAAGCAAAGACGTACATGTCGTGCAATCGGGTGAAACTTTGGCAAGTGTTGCACGAAAATATAAGCTACAGCTTTCTTATTTAGCTGACTTAAATGGTTTATCGCGTAATGCATCTTTGAATATTGGTCAGCATTTGAAGCTAGAAGGCGAAACTGCGAAGACCAATCAAATTAAAGAAGCAAAAGATCGTGAAGATGTCAAAGCATCTGCCAAAACGGTTGCAAAATTGACAGGTAAAGACACTGAAAGTTATACGGTGAAATCAGGTGAGTCGTTGAATGCGATTGCAAGTCGTGTTGGTTTGTCTGTGCAAGAATTGGCTGATCTCAATGATCTTAAGTCTCGTGCAGGTTTGCAACGTGGACAAACCATTCGTATTCCAAAAACTGTATCGGATTACAAAGTGAAAAGTGGCGACTCTTTGATTCGTATTGCAAGCAAATACGGCATAGATTCAAGTGCTTTGGCGGAAATGAATAATCTTAAGCCTACAGCTTCTTTGCGTATTGGTAGCGTGATTAAAGTTCCAAGCCTTTAATTAACAGCTTATTCTAAATAAAGGAAATTAGGGGAATGTACCTAAATTCTATCTATGTAAGTCCAATCGGGCTTACATTTGGCTTGTGCATGGCAACAATGCATTTGCATGCTGCTGTGCAGACAACAGCGTATATTGCCATTCACAATACACCTCATTATGCCAAGTTTCAGGCGATGCCCTATGCCAATATCAATGCCCCTAAAGGCGGTTATATCAGTACTTCCAGTTTAGGGACTTTTGATAATCTCAATAGTATGAATGGTAAAGGTAGTTCAACTGAAGGGATTAACTATCTATTTGATACTTTGATGGATAGTTCTTTGGATGAGGCGGGGGTACTTTATCCATTATTGGCAGAGAAAGTCACTTTTGATCCGAAAAAAACCAATTTTGTGATTTTTCATTTAAATCCAAAAGCGCGCTTTAGTAATGGCACAGCAGTCACCGCTGAAGATGTTAAATTTACTTTTGATACGATTCAGAGCAAAGCCAATCTTGGTTTTCAAATGTATTTATCGGATTTAGCCAAGACTGAAGTTTTATCTCCAACCCAAGTTAAAATGACATTCAAATCTGAACATAATCCAGATATGCCTCTGATTTTGGCTAGGATTGCGATTTATTCAAAAGCGGATTGGAAAAATAAAGACTATACCAAAGTTACGTTGCAGCCGATTTTAGGTTCAGGTCCTTATTTGATTGATCAGATCGATGCAGGGCGGAGTATTCGTTATAAGCGAAATCCAAATTATTGGGGCAAAGATTTAGCGGTAAATCGTGGGCGTTATAATTTTGATCAAATGAAGTTTGTCTATTATCGTAGCCCTGAAATTGCATTTGAAGGATTCAAGTCTGGACAGTATAGCTTTTACCAAGAAAAAAATGCACGGAACTGGGTCGCGGAATATCTATTCCCCGCAGTTAAATCGGGTTTGGTACAGAAATATACAGCAAAAATTGAAACACCAGCCCTCACACAAAGTTTGGTCTTTAATACCCGAAAAGCGCCATTCAATGATATTCATTTTAGACAAGCTTTAACCTATGCCTACGATTTTGAATGGATCAATAAAGCATTGCTCTATGGTCAAAATATCCGTCTGCAAAGCTATTTTCAAAATAGTGAATTGGCAGCGACTGGTGCGCCGAGTGCTAAAGAATTAGACATTCTTAAACCTTATCTTCACCAACTTAATCCGCTACAACGTCAAGGTACGTTGAGCAATTGGAAATATCCAGTTTCAGATGCCAGTGGATTTAATCGCCAAAACTTGCTCATCGCACGTTCAATTTTACTCAAATCAGGATACCAGTTTAAAAACGCGCAATTGGTAGATCGTAAAGGGAATCCGATTCAAATTGAATTTTTAATTCATCAAGATGGTATACAACGAACACTGTTGCCATATATTCGCAATTTAAAAAAACTAGGCATTCAAACGACGATTCGTCAAGTGGACACGCCACAATATACGGAGCGCATGCGCCGTTTAGATTTTCAAATGACGCCGATGAATATGCCACAGTCTTTAACCCCAGGGGCTGAACAGGCGCAAATGTGGGGGAGTCAAGCGGCAGATGAGATAGGCAATTACAATTATTCAGGCATTAAAAATCCTGTTGTGGATCAATTAATACAGCAGATTATTCGTGCACCGAGTAGAGAGCAATTGGTACTACATACGCGTGCCTTAGATCGTGTTTTGAGAGCAGGTTATTACCAGATATTGACCTATGGCAATGATCAAAATTGGTATGCTTATTGGAATATGTACCAGCAACCGAGTGTGAAACCTAAGTTATCTTTAGGTTTAGAATATTGGTGGTCAGATTCTACTCAAACAGAAAAAGTGACTCATTATTTAAAAAATAGGTGATTTAAAAAATAGGTGATTTAAAAAATAGGTGATTTAAAAAGTTGATGATTTAAAATCATGGTGCTTTTCAATGAAATTTGTATAAATCAACGTTTAGAAGAATAATTGTGTATAGGTATTAATCAGCTTCATTGGATTATTGGTGTTATAAAATAATACAATTATACAGTGCTGTAATGAGGTTATAAGGAACAATGTTTTAATGGGCAGATATATACTCAAAAGATTATTTTTAATCATTCCAACATTGTTCTTTGTGTTATTGATCAATTTTGCGATTACGCAAATTGCGCCAGGCGGCCCTGTTGAACAAGCGATTCAGCAAGCTGAAAACTTTCAAGGTGTTGATGGAACGACGGCAGGATTATCTACCTCAGTCAATCGTCAAGAATACCGCGGTGCTCAGGGATTAAGTGAGGAGATGGTCGATAAAATCAAAGCACAATATGGCTTTGATCGACCTGCGCATGAACGATTTTTTTTAATGTTAAAAAGCTATCTAACTTTTGATTTTGGAAACAGTTTTTTTAAAGATAAAGCCGTGACGCAATTATTATTAGAAAAAATGCCAGTCACGATTTCATTGGGTTTATGGAGTACCTTACTGATTTACCTGATTTCGATTCCACTTGGAATTAAAAAAGCCAAAAAACATGGTTTATTGTTTGATAAATCTACCTCGTTACTGCTCGCAATCGGTTATGCGATCCCTGCTTTTGTTTTTGCAATTTTGTTGATCGTGTTTTTTGCAGGTGGTTCTTATTTTCAATGGTTTCCATTGCAAGGCTTTGTTTCTGAACAATTTCAAAGTTTCAGTTTATGGGGCAAAATTATTGATTATTTCTGGCATATGACCTTGCCTTTACTGGCTATGGTATTGGGTGGTTTTGCCAGTTTGACTTATCTGACCAAATACTCGTTTATGGAAGAAATGGAACGGCAATATGTTTTAGCTGCACGCGCTAAGGGATTTGGGCAAAACTATGTCTTGTATAAACATGTATTTCGTAATGCAATATTGGTGATTCTTGCAGGTTTGCCTGAAGTAATTGTTGGCGTATTTTTTGTTGGCAATTTACTCATCGAAATTATTTTTAATTTAGATGGAGTCGGGTTACTTGGTTTTGAAGCAATTCAACAGCGTGATTATCCTGTTATTTTTGGGACATTGTTCTTTTTAACTTTGTTTGGACTGGTTTTACGACTGATTTGTGATGTGATTTATAGTGTGATTGACCCTCGAATTGATTTTGAATCGCGAGGTGCAAAATAATGTCACCGATCCTACGCGCACGGTTAAAAAAATTTAAAGGCAATCGATTAGGATACTTCTCTTTTATTTTATTCATCATTCTTTTTGTGCTCTCTCTTTCTGCAGAGTTGATCGCAAATGAGAAACCATTATTGGTGAAATATAATCAACATTATTACGCGCCAGTATTTAACGTCTACCCGGAAACAACATTTGGTGGTGTATTTGAAACGGAAGCAGATTATCGTGATCCTGTAGTGCAGCAGCTCATTGACGAAAAAGGTTGGGCAATTTGGCCGATATTACGTTATTCCTATCAAACGCCAAATTTGGATTTAAGTGTACCAGTCCCATCGCCACCGACAGCACAAAATTGGTTAGGAACAGATGATCAAGGGCGTGATGTTTTAGCACGTATTCTATATGGACTACGTATTTCATTACTCTTTGGACTTGTCTTAACGTTGTTTGCTTCGGTGATTGGAATCATCGTTGGTGCAATACAAGGCTATTATGGTGGATGGGTTGATTTAATCGGTCAAAGAATATTAGAAGTCTGGGGGGGATTACCGACTTTATTCATGGTGATGATTCTCGTCAGCATATTTACACCCAGTATTTATTGGTTATTTCTGATCATGTTGCTTTTCGGTTGGACAGGTTTAGTTGGCATTGTACGTGCTGAATTTTTAAAAGCACGAAAGTTAGAATATGTCAGTGCTGCACGGGCTTTGGGTGTGAGTGATCTGATGATTATGTTCCGACATATTCTTCCTAATGTCTTAAGTTCTAGTTTGTCGCAGCTTCCTTTTATGTTTACTGCAAATATCACAGCACTGACTGCTTTGGATTTTTTAGGCTATGGTTTACCACCAGATGCTGCTTCTCTAGGTGAGTTATTATTGCAAGGGAAAAATAATTTAAATGCGCCGTGGTTGGCTTTATCTGGCTTTTTTAGTTTGGCTTTGGTGCTTTCATTATTGATCTACATTGGGGAGGCAACACGTGATGCATTCGATCCAAGACGCCAAAAATGATCCAAATTTGTTGCTCTCAGTTCAAAATTTACATATTGAAAATGAGCAAAAAACGGTATTGGTGGAAAACCTTAATTTTGATTTACATCGCTGTGAAACGGTCGCGATTGTAGGGGAAAGTGGCTCAGGAAAGTCGATTAGTGGTTTGGCACTGATGGGGTTACTTGCTGAAAATTTAAAAGTCACGGGTCAAGCAGTTTACCATGAGCGAGATCTTTTACATCTAGATTCCAATGCTTTACTCAATATTCGGGGTAAAAAAATTGGCATGATTTTTCAAGAGCCCATGACCGCACTCAACCCTTTGCACAAAGTTGAAAAAATTGTAGGCGAAGCTTTGCTTTTAGAAGGAATGTCTAAGGATAAAGTCAGAAAACGTGTCTATGATTTACTCTGTGATGTGGGAATGGATGATCCCGAGGAAAAGTTAGATCGTTATCCACATGAGTTATCTGGCGGGCAAAGACAACGTGTTCTAATTGCTTCGGTATTGGCACAGAAACCCGAAATTATCATTGCTGATGAGCCAACGACAGCACTCGATGTAACGCTTCAATCACAAGTACTGAATTTATTACAACTATTGATTCTCAATCACAATATGGCAATGATTTTAGTCAGTCATGATCTAAATTTAGTGCGTAAATATGCCAACCATGTGATTGTGATGAATCAAGGGAAAGTAGAAGAAAAAGGCTCGGTTAAAAATATTTTTAACAATCCTCAAGCTGAATATACCAAGTTTTTATTGAATCAAGATTTTGGTGAAGCCAATAAACTACATTCTGAAAATCATTTGGTTTTATCTTTACACCGAGTCGGTGTTAAATTCCCGATTCAGCAGGGAATATTCAGTCGAAAAAAAGAGTATTTCGTTGCTGTTGAACCAATAAATTTACGTTTACATCGTGCTGAATCCATCGGAATTGTTGGAGATAGTGGTTCTGGAAAAACCTCATTGGCATTGGCAATCGCGAGATTGATTGAAAGCTCTGGGAATATTGTCTTACTCAATCAAGATTTAAATCGTTTAAGTCAACGAAAACTTCGACCATTACGTTCCAGTTTTCAGATCGTATTTCAAGATCCTTATAGTAGTCTGAATCCTCGCATGACTGTTGAACAGATTATCCGTGAAGGCTTGGAACTTCAGAAATTAAAAGAATCAGATATTATTATTCAAATGAATGAAATTTTGAATAAAGTAGAATTATCGATCACAGTGAAGCAAAAATATCCGCATGAATTGTCAGGAGGGCAGCGACAACGTGTGGCATTGGCTCGAGCGGTTGCACTAAAGCCACGATTGCTGATTTTAGATGAACCAACCTCAGCATTAGATCGAACGACACAACGAACAATTGTAAAATTATTGCGCCAATTGCAACGTGACTATCAAATCAGTTATCTATTTATTAGTCATGATTTACAAGTTGTAAAAGCACTTTGTCAGAAAATTTTAGTATTAAAAGAATCAAAAATGATTGAGTTTCAGGATACACAAGCCTTATTTGATAAGCCTTTGAACGATTATACAAAAAGATTAATCGCTGCTAGTCAATATTAAATCTAGGTCAAGAGATGGATCCGTAAATTTGAACAACTCCTATAAGTGATATTCTGCTCCTCAAATGATGTTATAAACATCAATATATGGAGTATTTTATGGCACGTAGACCAAGAAGAAATCATTCAAATGATTTTAAAGCTAAGGTAGCACTTGCTGCGATTAAAGCAGAAAAAACACTTGCTGAATTGAGTGCTGAGTTTGATGTTCATCAAAACCAAATTATTGACTGGAAAAATCAATTGATCTCAGCTTCCTCGCAAGCTTTCGATCAATCAAAAGCTCCAACAGAACCACCCATCGATCTAAAAAAACTACATGCAAAAATCGGTGAGCAGGCATTAGAAATTGATTTTTTAGAAGGTGTGTTGAAGAAACTGGGCCGCTTCAACCACAAAAGTTAATCGACGACTCACTTCAGATTTCAGTATCTAAGCAAGCTAAGCTGCTGAAAGTCTCCCGTGGTTGTTATTACTATCGCCCAAAACCTGTGAGTGCATCAGATCTGAAGCTGATGCGATGTATTGATGAATTACATATGCAATATCCTTTTGCAGGCAGTCGTATGATGCGTGATTTGTTGAATCGTCAAGGACATCATATAGGACGACGTCATACACGTACTTTAATGAAGAAAATGGGTATTCAGGCGTTATATTGCAAACCAAATTTAAGCCAGGCTAATCAAGCTCACCGTAAATATCCATATCTGCTCAAAGGGTTGGCTATTCAGCGCAGTAATCAAGTGTGGTCTACGGATATAACGTATATCCCTATGGCAAAAGGCTTTGTTTATTTATGTGCTGTGATTGATTGGCATAGCCGCAAGGTACTTGCGCATAGGGTATCGATTAGTATGGAGGTGGATTTTTGTATTTCGGCTTTAAATGAAGCGATTGAAAAATATGGTCGACCTGAAATATTTAATACAGACCAAGGCAGCCAGTTTACCAGTGATGCATTTATTGATGTATTGAAATCAAATGGCATTCAAATCAGTATGGATGGTAAAGGTCGATGGGTAGATAATGTGATGGTTGAACGATTATGGCGGAGCGTTAAATATGAAGAGGTGTATCTCAAAGCTTATAGCAGTGTCACAGATGCGAAAAAGCAATTAAGTGCATATTTTGAGTTTTATAATTTGAAACGACCTCATTCGAGTCTAGACAAAATGACACCAAATGAGTTTTACTATGATCAGCTACCCCAACAAAACAAGGTGGCTTAACTAGAGCGGAATATCACTTATAAATACGCTTTTAGTTGTTCAAACAAGTGGGACCACCTCTGTCATTTCCTCAATATTCTTTTTTATATTCACTTACAAAGTTGACAAAATGCATTGTCAAAATTACTCTTGATTTAGGATA containing:
- a CDS encoding LysM peptidoglycan-binding domain-containing protein; the encoded protein is MFKPTTMVWQPTASVFFKLSLLTSAFAALGLTAGCSSTPTSSKVQTSTAGMLDANSLDSLEDLLSATDMRAVEGDRLLILKHGDVWKRMSVGFKMNEDRWDPRIDAQRSWFAARQPYIDRVSARASRYLYHTVKEAERRGLPTELALLPIIESSYDPAATSSAAAAGMWQFIPSTGKIYGLRQTSLYDGRRDVVESTRAAYEFLGSLYNQFGSWELALAAYNAGPGRIQQAINRNQAAGLPTDYWSLRLPQETMNYVPRFLAVAQIIKSPSKYGVSLPPIANRPHFREVAVPPGVQLNQIASITGLSRAELYALNPGHRGESVDPNSTLRVLIPADLSPTIDSKLKALKPGYDGGLWASNNSPSTATQTLSPTTVSGVTQSITPAKAVPPVLTSNPKPTTSYSSSSSASPLSVLKTTPSNADALAKFATNADIPSAPRIPVAVTPATNVKPVAIEPPISANEKAQILAAVKAEGEKETVKQVLEPQATQAEKEEVVNEIKAIAPQGTEVLDPYDGKIKLTAIQTSQSVANVQGKENTVGFAYPKGLADTTPANSEEAKLNKDKNFKKTDSEVVVEPPKGKRSTYTVLSGDTLATIALKNGVNWRDIAKWNQVDPNGTLFVGATLYLYDAKPQVDAPSKKSTDTAPTTYVVKPNDSLTSVANEFDLSVSQLASYNNLTTSSNLFVGQKLKLKDSADDKLSEINKTVVRADTSKPVAKIKTKTYQVKRGEYLKVIADRYALSVNELADLTPGLDISRSLYVGQKINVPVNEVKEIDSKLESKVVDQSKFKNVKAETEYKTENYKVQRGDTLSSIATQSKLTLSELAELNKISPSKSLLVGQTIKIPEGSTTPDSYTVQAGDSLTAVANKYGLQVSQVADLNGLNTTSGLFVGQKLKLTGTPEPTVKDKAHSKNEVKAQAASKDVHVVQSGETLASVARKYKLQLSYLADLNGLSRNASLNIGQHLKLEGETAKTNQIKEAKDREDVKASAKTVAKLTGKDTESYTVKSGESLNAIASRVGLSVQELADLNDLKSRAGLQRGQTIRIPKTVSDYKVKSGDSLIRIASKYGIDSSALAEMNNLKPTASLRIGSVIKVPSL
- a CDS encoding dipeptide ABC transporter ATP-binding protein, producing the protein MHSIQDAKNDPNLLLSVQNLHIENEQKTVLVENLNFDLHRCETVAIVGESGSGKSISGLALMGLLAENLKVTGQAVYHERDLLHLDSNALLNIRGKKIGMIFQEPMTALNPLHKVEKIVGEALLLEGMSKDKVRKRVYDLLCDVGMDDPEEKLDRYPHELSGGQRQRVLIASVLAQKPEIIIADEPTTALDVTLQSQVLNLLQLLILNHNMAMILVSHDLNLVRKYANHVIVMNQGKVEEKGSVKNIFNNPQAEYTKFLLNQDFGEANKLHSENHLVLSLHRVGVKFPIQQGIFSRKKEYFVAVEPINLRLHRAESIGIVGDSGSGKTSLALAIARLIESSGNIVLLNQDLNRLSQRKLRPLRSSFQIVFQDPYSSLNPRMTVEQIIREGLELQKLKESDIIIQMNEILNKVELSITVKQKYPHELSGGQRQRVALARAVALKPRLLILDEPTSALDRTTQRTIVKLLRQLQRDYQISYLFISHDLQVVKALCQKILVLKESKMIEFQDTQALFDKPLNDYTKRLIAASQY
- a CDS encoding extracellular solute-binding protein, translated to MATMHLHAAVQTTAYIAIHNTPHYAKFQAMPYANINAPKGGYISTSSLGTFDNLNSMNGKGSSTEGINYLFDTLMDSSLDEAGVLYPLLAEKVTFDPKKTNFVIFHLNPKARFSNGTAVTAEDVKFTFDTIQSKANLGFQMYLSDLAKTEVLSPTQVKMTFKSEHNPDMPLILARIAIYSKADWKNKDYTKVTLQPILGSGPYLIDQIDAGRSIRYKRNPNYWGKDLAVNRGRYNFDQMKFVYYRSPEIAFEGFKSGQYSFYQEKNARNWVAEYLFPAVKSGLVQKYTAKIETPALTQSLVFNTRKAPFNDIHFRQALTYAYDFEWINKALLYGQNIRLQSYFQNSELAATGAPSAKELDILKPYLHQLNPLQRQGTLSNWKYPVSDASGFNRQNLLIARSILLKSGYQFKNAQLVDRKGNPIQIEFLIHQDGIQRTLLPYIRNLKKLGIQTTIRQVDTPQYTERMRRLDFQMTPMNMPQSLTPGAEQAQMWGSQAADEIGNYNYSGIKNPVVDQLIQQIIRAPSREQLVLHTRALDRVLRAGYYQILTYGNDQNWYAYWNMYQQPSVKPKLSLGLEYWWSDSTQTEKVTHYLKNR
- a CDS encoding IS3-like element ISAba14 family transposase (programmed frameshift); this translates as MARRPRRNHSNDFKAKVALAAIKAEKTLAELSAEFDVHQNQIIDWKNQLISASSQAFDQSKAPTEPPIDLKKLHAKIGEQALEIGFFRRCVEETGPLQPQKLIDDSLQISVSKQAKLLKVSRGCYYYRPKPVSASDLKLMRCIDELHMQYPFAGSRMMRDLLNRQGHHIGRRHTRTLMKKMGIQALYCKPNLSQANQAHRKYPYLLKGLAIQRSNQVWSTDITYIPMAKGFVYLCAVIDWHSRKVLAHRVSISMEVDFCISALNEAIEKYGRPEIFNTDQGSQFTSDAFIDVLKSNGIQISMDGKGRWVDNVMVERLWRSVKYEEVYLKAYSSVTDAKKQLSAYFEFYNLKRPHSSLDKMTPNEFYYDQLPQQNKVA
- a CDS encoding microcin C ABC transporter permease YejB, which codes for MGRYILKRLFLIIPTLFFVLLINFAITQIAPGGPVEQAIQQAENFQGVDGTTAGLSTSVNRQEYRGAQGLSEEMVDKIKAQYGFDRPAHERFFLMLKSYLTFDFGNSFFKDKAVTQLLLEKMPVTISLGLWSTLLIYLISIPLGIKKAKKHGLLFDKSTSLLLAIGYAIPAFVFAILLIVFFAGGSYFQWFPLQGFVSEQFQSFSLWGKIIDYFWHMTLPLLAMVLGGFASLTYLTKYSFMEEMERQYVLAARAKGFGQNYVLYKHVFRNAILVILAGLPEVIVGVFFVGNLLIEIIFNLDGVGLLGFEAIQQRDYPVIFGTLFFLTLFGLVLRLICDVIYSVIDPRIDFESRGAK
- a CDS encoding ABC transporter permease; the encoded protein is MSPILRARLKKFKGNRLGYFSFILFIILFVLSLSAELIANEKPLLVKYNQHYYAPVFNVYPETTFGGVFETEADYRDPVVQQLIDEKGWAIWPILRYSYQTPNLDLSVPVPSPPTAQNWLGTDDQGRDVLARILYGLRISLLFGLVLTLFASVIGIIVGAIQGYYGGWVDLIGQRILEVWGGLPTLFMVMILVSIFTPSIYWLFLIMLLFGWTGLVGIVRAEFLKARKLEYVSAARALGVSDLMIMFRHILPNVLSSSLSQLPFMFTANITALTALDFLGYGLPPDAASLGELLLQGKNNLNAPWLALSGFFSLALVLSLLIYIGEATRDAFDPRRQK